A region of the Exiguobacterium aurantiacum DSM 6208 genome:
GCCAGACGGCGAGGACGACGTTCAGTGCTAGACTAACAAGGGCAAGGGTCCAGTTCGCTGCCGGATTATACGACACGCTGACGTTAAACGTGCTGCCGACGGCGAAGAAGTAAGGGAACGTCATGACCCACATCATCCAAAACGATAGCGTTTGGGCACGGTTTTGCATCCATGTCCCTTTCGCCCAAAGAAGAACAGGGACCGTCGCGGCGATGTTCAAAGCAAAGCCTGAGTAGAACGCGTTGCCCGGTGCGCATGAATAGACGTAAGCGATATTCCAAATGCCGTACGCGACAATCCATAGCTTCGTTTGGTCCGGCCAAAGCATGTCTTTCTTCTTACCTGATGTGGCGAAGATGCCGACCCAGCCACAGATGAGGAGCAAGTTCAAGATCCCGGCGACGGCGTTCACATAGTTCCAGCCGCCCGAGATGTATTCCATCCCGTCGACCATTCCTTCAAACCCCATGATGCCGACTTGGAACTCCCGGACGACGGCCTCGGCGATGTTGAGCGCTAAAATTCCAGGCACGAGGATCAGGTACCACGGATGTTTCTTATGATAATCCGTGAAGCGGATGACCATATAAATCAAACTACCGGCTAATGCCGAATACACTTTCACCCAATGGAACCATGAGGTGATCTCAGGGTCGGCGGTGAAGACCCAAATCGGGGTCAAGGCAATCGGTACGACCATAAACATGAAGATACTGGCTTTTTTACTAGACCGGACGATTTCATTCAACCCGATCAACAAGCCGAACACGACGAACCACATCGCGACGTTGTACCAAGGAATCGATTCAAAGAAGAACATACGTAACGCCCCTTTCATTTCTAAAGTGTAGTGGAAAAAATGATTTCTAAAACATACCGAACGTTCGTTATGTTTATGTGAAAAGTGTAACAAACTTAAGAAAGCGTTGTCAATCGAGTTTGGGACGTCACAGTGACATGTCATAAATCCGTCAAATCATTATGATATAATTAGCCATTATTGTGTGAGGAGCGTCGAGCAGATGATGAACGAAGGAAAGCAAAAAATATTAGAGGCGGCGCGAGCGACGATCGTCGAACACGGGATTCAAGGAACGACGCTTCGGGGGATTGCCAAGCGAGCGGGTCTGAGTACGGGTGCCATCTATCATTATTACAGTTCGAAAGAAGCAATTCTGTACGATGTGATGGATGAAGGGCTAGGAGAGATTTGCCGGATCGCGACCGTGTCTCTTGAAGATCAAAAAGAAGTGAAAGAAATCATTCAAGAAATTTTTGCTGGGATGCAGGACCGATTAAAAAAAGATGCGGAGAATCGATTACAGTTTTACTTGGCCCATGAGGCGATGCTCGGGAACGAGGAACTACAACTCAAGTTCAAGCAAAAGTACGAGGATTGGATCAGTCGGGTGGAAGCCATCTTCGTGCGGGCATACGGCGTCGAGCATGGTCCCTCAACACGAGCGGTCGCCGCGTGGACGATGGCGGCAATCGATGGGATGGTGTTGCAGACGTTGCTGCAAACGAACGTCGTCGCGGTCGAGCATACGGATCGCGTATTGGAGTACTTGTTGCAAGACGGGTTTGCCCATTTCTTCAAAATCATTGAGACTGGACGGGGCTAAAGGAATTTGGAAGTATTGTCAGTTGATACATTCCCCCGTCCATAATAGAATGGATGAAGTGATTTTGTTGGATTGATTAAGAAAGGGAATGATTTTATATGAACGAAAACTTCTGGCGCGATTTGCCGCGTCCATTCTTTATACTAGCCCCGATGGAAGACGTGACCGATGTCGTCTTCCGTCACGTCGTCGCCCACGCCGGCCGACCGGACGTCTTCTTCACCGAATTCGCGAACTCGGACAGCTACTGCCATCCGGAAGGGAAAGGCAGCCTGCGCGGACGTTTGACGTTCACCGAGGATGAGCAGCCGATGGTCGCCCACATTTGGGGCGACAACCCGGACTACTTCCGCGAGATGAGCATCGGCATGGCCGAGATGGGCTATAAAGGGCTCGATATCAACATGGGCTGCCCGGTCCCGAACGTGGCGAAACGCGGGAAAGGGAGCGGACTCATCCTCCGTCCTGACGTCGCAGCGGAACTCATTCAAGCGGCGAAAGCCGGCGGCATCCCGGTCAGTGTCAAGACACGACTCGGTTTCGCGAAGCTCGACGAATGGCGCGACTGGTTGACGCATCTCTTGAAGCAAGATATCGCCAACTTGTCGATTCATTTGCGCACTCGCAACGAGATGAGTAAAGTCGATGCGCATTGGGAGATGATCCCGGACATCGTCAAACTGCGTGATGAGATCGCACCGGATACGCTCATCACGATCAACGGGGACATCC
Encoded here:
- a CDS encoding TetR/AcrR family transcriptional regulator; this translates as MMNEGKQKILEAARATIVEHGIQGTTLRGIAKRAGLSTGAIYHYYSSKEAILYDVMDEGLGEICRIATVSLEDQKEVKEIIQEIFAGMQDRLKKDAENRLQFYLAHEAMLGNEELQLKFKQKYEDWISRVEAIFVRAYGVEHGPSTRAVAAWTMAAIDGMVLQTLLQTNVVAVEHTDRVLEYLLQDGFAHFFKIIETGRG
- a CDS encoding DUF5692 family protein — translated: MFFFESIPWYNVAMWFVVFGLLIGLNEIVRSSKKASIFMFMVVPIALTPIWVFTADPEITSWFHWVKVYSALAGSLIYMVIRFTDYHKKHPWYLILVPGILALNIAEAVVREFQVGIMGFEGMVDGMEYISGGWNYVNAVAGILNLLLICGWVGIFATSGKKKDMLWPDQTKLWIVAYGIWNIAYVYSCAPGNAFYSGFALNIAATVPVLLWAKGTWMQNRAQTLSFWMMWVMTFPYFFAVGSTFNVSVSYNPAANWTLALVSLALNVVLAVWQVTRIVKYKLNPLKDELWKDTNEYKEINAMREDAVPERETAIGKVL
- a CDS encoding tRNA dihydrouridine synthase, whose product is MNENFWRDLPRPFFILAPMEDVTDVVFRHVVAHAGRPDVFFTEFANSDSYCHPEGKGSLRGRLTFTEDEQPMVAHIWGDNPDYFREMSIGMAEMGYKGLDINMGCPVPNVAKRGKGSGLILRPDVAAELIQAAKAGGIPVSVKTRLGFAKLDEWRDWLTHLLKQDIANLSIHLRTRNEMSKVDAHWEMIPDIVKLRDEIAPDTLITINGDILDRQMGLELVEKYGFDGVMIGRGIFKNPFAFEKEPREHSMEEHLDLLRLQLDLQDKFQEEVPRSISNLHRFFKIYVKGFRGASDLRVKLMDTKSTDEVRAHLDAFVENYHKEEAALAEVASTVE